A window of Ictalurus punctatus breed USDA103 chromosome 21, Coco_2.0, whole genome shotgun sequence genomic DNA:
caGCTTTATTGTCTGTTAAAACTAAAGCTATATTtccacatttatatatatttatatgtctgTGGGgaaaagttaaaagtgcaataaactatttttttttttttttattccttacttgtacatataacctggaagatatgtttaaataaataaagaataaaataaaaacaaaataaaactgtagtTGAAGCCGTGACTTGACTTCAGCGaaagcacaaacacactttgGAAAACTTTCTTCCGGTCCAGAGCACTAGTGTGTGTTTGAATCCGCCTCCTGTCAGTCACTTTACAGGACACTCGACTctacatcaccaagaacaggacgtccctccaagaCTGATGAACGCACAAGACacaaacttaccagggaggctgccgaGAGACCTACAGCAATATTAAcggagctgcaggaacatcCGACGAGTACTGATGACTCTCTGCACGTGACAACCAcctctcgtattcttcacacGTCTGGACGATGGGGCAGGGCggctagacggaagcccttCCTCActaaaaacatccaagcccaactaaatcaccccaaaccatgtggaaaAACGTGCTACGGTCTGCCCGAGGAGACCAACGTATAACTTTTTGAGCGTAATTCTAAAAGATTCTGTTCATCACCCAGAGAACACCAAagccacggtgaagcatggtggtggcggcaTCATGCTACAGCGCTAATTCTCTTTAGCTGAGACTGGCGCTCTAGTCGagatagagggaatcatggatatCTCCTAATtcctattttggcacaaaacctgacGGAGAAAGAAGTTCACCTTCCACCTCGATAACCACCcgaagcacaaatccaagtcaacaaaggaacggcttcagAAGGAGAAGATCAGCATTTTCCGGAACGGTCCAATCGGAGCCCAGAGCTAAATCCCATCtaaaaaacctgtggaatgaccTGAAGAGAGCTGTGTACAGAGCTCCTCTCAGTGTGACAGATCTGGAGCGTTTTTGTAAGGAAGTGTGGAATAAAACTGCCAAATGAAGATGTGCGAAGTTGGCAGACTCAACAAAGTGTTAGCTAAGGGGTGTGcttacttatgcaaccaggttattgtacattttcttccttttctgcagtaactgcaggggtgtgtaaacttttagtatccactgtatatatatatatatatatatatatatatatgtgtgtgcaactGTGCATAATCTATAGGATTTGAATGGAATAGATAACAGGAATAAACCTGCCTCATGTCCGGGTGTCTCTGCAGGCGAGTgcaccaaaaaaacacaaaccgGATTTCAGTTTTGacttaaaaaggaaaagagaagcagcagagccgtgtgtgtgaatgggacgGGTGTTCCTCAGGCTCGGGGCGGAAACCTCAATAACCCCAGTGATTCACtctgagactgagagagagagagagagagagagagagagagagtcagaaaaGAGGGCTTGTGAAAGGAAACTCATCCGATACGAGCcttaaaatcaaacaaaaccgAATCAGGAGTCAGTGAAGAGTCAGTGAACATAAACCGGGAATAAAACTGGCCCTAAACTGGAGCCCTGAGGATCCCCACATGCTAGTGGTGTACAGTATAAAGCATCGTGTATAAAGCTTTATCCGGACTGGGTTAGTTTTACATGAGGAGGTGTGATATGGAATTATTCccagagtatatatatatatatataaatatatatgtaatatacatcCCGACTGAACTGACATGTTGTGTTATACAACGAAAAGagggaaatgaaaagaaagaaaggttttggacgtttttttttcttcagtataaaGACACTCCAGGAAGTTAGAGTTCTGAGCACATGCAAAGCCTTGTGTACATACATgttgtggtcatgtgacctactaatgaTCAAGCACAGCCACGCCCCCTTACAAACAAAGAAGCGCTGATAATAAAGGGCAAAACACTCGGTATTAAAACGAGGCGATTTGTAGTGCCCGTGTACATGGTGAAGACACGCCCATTTCTGTGATTTATACACAGATCACTTATCACGGCTGTGGGTCAGGTGGTGGAGCGGGTgttccactaatcatagggttggaggttcgattcccggcccacgtgactccacatactgaaatgtctttgggcgagacactgaaccccaagttgctctcgatggcaagttagtgccttgcatggcagctctgctaccactggtgcttgagtgtgtgtgtgtgtgtgtgtgtgtgtgtgtgtgggtgaatgagacacagtgtaaagcgctttggataaaagcgctatataagtgcagaccgtttacCATCACGTGTCAATCAGTCAGAATTACTGCACACGCACATGTCCAGAAAACTAATCCTGTCCGAAATACAGCTGCTAGTGCTGtaaaagcaacacacacacacacacacacacacacacacacacacacacaggtttaaaCAGGCTTACAGGACCATATAATGCACGCTACATGCCTTTCCCCATGTTAGGCAACACCTGATTCACCTCCGTAGCTCTGCATCTGGGAACGGGAGCGCATTCCTGAAGTGGCGAGTTCAGACTCGCTCGCAGCCACAAGTAAGAGATttaaagagaggaagagaagggtGCAGAACAGATAAAAAGCTACTCGAGAGCTAAACTTCCTCCTAAATGTTTCCACCACATGCTTAAATCTTACAAACTCTGTTAGTAACACTCGGCAACAAGACGACGCCTCGACGACGAGATAAAGATAAACAGATTTCCGGGGTTgatgaataaaatcaaaataaataaataaataaagatgtgaAACGATGAAATGCAGAAACCAACAAAAAGCAAAAGTTTCaaaaacactacaacacacagAACCCTCTTCAGCGAGACGCGCTTCTCGTTAGCGGCGAGCCGATTCGCAAAAACGTGACGTTCACGTGTGAAATAGCTGCGTTACCTGTAACACAGAGCGAGCACTTATACGTGTTTCCCTCATGCTAATATCAAGCACTAGCTGCTGATTAGCTTACAGCCTAGCAGGCAGTTAGCTAAACATGCTAACACAATTTAGTATTTGGgtgctttttaatatttaactgTGAGAACCCTTTCTGGTTCTGTGTGGAACCCTGTAACAGAAGGTTCCTTCTCTTTTTAAGGAAAGGTCCTTATAAAATAAGATAAACTATCTGGAGAGAGCTCGTGAAGaaccggtgtgtgtgtttgtgtgtttgcgtgtgtgtttgttgtgaaATCGACAGCTGTGGAagttttttattactatttttttcccccccagaaaAATAATCACGTAAGTGTGCTGATACGTGACCCCAAATCTTACTTGTATAAATTCCAGAGCACGTGTTTGGGACggggatgttaaaaaaaaaattcaaacacacacacgcacacacacacacacacatacacacacacacacacacacacacacccacacacacacaccgcccaTCTGAGAGGGTGTGGCTCTTGCGTGCTGTTCAAAAGGAGGCGGAGTTCTTGAGAATGCTGCCAGGCGATTGGTGGACGGAGTCAGCTATATGGTGTGTACCTGAGACAGGTAAGGAGATACGGCGCGCTTCAGGTCAGCTGTGCACATCTCTGGATTTCTGttactgttttctttctttctttccttccttctctttcttcacTAACAGATTGCAGACTTCCTCTCGTCTTCTCGTCCCTTCttccccttttctctctctcttttttgttttcgaTTGTGTAATTTCTCGCAGATGAAACTACACGGTCGAGCTTCTTCATGGGTGAGCGTTCTGAagtgtgtttgtctgttgttgttgttttaaaaaaaaaatcttcttgtgTTTGTCTGCAGGAGTGAAGACGGCGGGTCAGGTGAGGACGTGTgcgaatttaaaaaatacaaaaataaataaataaggaggAAACATGCAGACCTTCAGAGTTTCACCGCAAACGCCCTTCGagtgggtaagtgtgtgtgtgtgtgtgtgtgtgcagttacAGTGTTTTCAGTGTAAAGCAGCTGCCTCGACACGTTTTACACCTACACGAGTATTCAAAGCTGAATTGCGCCTGCAGCTACATGAGCAAAGCGGGACGCGTCTCATCTTGCctcgccacacacacacgcacacgcacgcacacacacacacacgcacacacacacgcacgcacacgcgcgcacgcacacaaacacagacatgcacacacacacacacacacacacacacacacacactcggtgGACATGCACTTAATCCCCTCTCCAATACATTCCATAATATATAAATGTCTGTATAAGCGTTCAggaatttaatatttatatatttgtaataaacggcattcctcttttttatttgatctattttattttttcagaagGACGTCTCCCAGACGCGCCGTGCGTCCACTCATCCATGCTTCCTATCCTTCATTCCACCGGAGTCTGTGTGTCTGAGCAATCAGATTTCAGTGGTGTGAAGAATACGAGACATGGGCctgccctcctcctcctcctcctcttcctcttcctcttcctcatcatcatcatcatcaccaccaccaccactcacatgtttaattaaaacttgttaaaaatgtaaatgtgcttcATTGATTACACTCATTTTGTAATATAGTCATTTAATTAGTTCATTTTAGCTGATTAAAGAGTAAATGAGTAAATTTTTGAGTAAAGCTTTAGTGAACCTTTAACAGGGGGGCGTGTCTACGcaggacaaaaaaataaagatgaaaaataaGACACTGTCAGTTTCGATCTGTGATCCGAGAGAGGAAACACTCTCCGAGAAGTGTGCACTAATCAGGGCCTGTCACTAATTTCACCGTTCATTAATTACACTCAaaccacattattattattattattattattattattattattattatgtctacTACATCTATTTATGTAGcacttttttaaacaattatctATGAATTAACTAtacttgtgtgtatatatatatatatatatatatatatatacacacacacacacacacacacacacatataaaagaGTGGACCTGCGTTAGTCACTAAATCAAAAATAGAAAAATCATCATTTTCTGTACAAAACCATGAGAAGGTGGTGAGAGCGCTGGTGAACGGAGCGGAGGTAAAACATTATGACCCCTACAGCATTCACCAGCAACATTAATAACCTGGAAAACATGTCCACTATCACCATCAAAGTAATCAGCGTTAAAGCAGGAAGTGACACGGGCGTGTAATAAAAGTAAACGTGGCTCGTCGTGTTACCGTTGCTGAGGACACAGAAGCAGAACGATTAAAGATAACGTGATGATGAGCTTCTGATTAGTCGGCGAGTGAGGAACTCATCACAATAAGAACAGAAAGAAACCACCTGCTTGTGAATAATCCGATAACTAAAGAGTGTACGTGGAAAATAAACTGGACCTGAACTGGAGCCCTGAGGATCGCCGCGGGAAACGGCGGTGAAGCGGCATCATGGCGGCTACGATAAAAAGAGCTGGTTCAAGCGGACGGGTTGGTGGCGATTAGCACCGTCACTCCGTTAACTGACCTTTAATTAGCATAGATCAAAGTCAGAGTCATTTCAGGTCATGGGCCACGttacaaacacaacagattaaacacaacaaaatacTCATTTCCAAAATAATGCTTTCTATCATACAGTGGCTTACATAAGTattaacaccccccccacacacacacacacacatacacactttaacCACTCCACATTTGGTCCTAATTTGAATTATATGtcacatatttaattttttctctTGCTAAACCTCCCAGAAATGCCCCTGGCTACACTAAACTGCCCCCTAGGTATGAATCCCTGCTGCAGCGTTCCCAGAATTCACTGCGACCCTGACCACTCGAAAGAGGTGGATAAATAATAACAAGGAATTTCATCAGTTTGTTATCATTTgagtttattgctctattttgccccctagtggagcAACACAGACTAGCTCTCCTTTTTTTAGACTCTTTCAGTGTAATTAGTCCACAGGATGATTTCAATTTATTACACAGATTCTAAATACATGGGGTGGGTGGCCCCATGTGTTTGACTCCCCAGGTGTGGAACATAAAAGGTACTTCTCCCAAGCGGAGGTGAGGCACAGCCACGAATCAGAGAGGCAAAATAACAGGGACGCAGTGTATCATATAAAGGGattattacatatacataccgAAATAACTCTCACGACCATCCTcaccaaatcaccaaacatatCCACTCACTACTGAATGACCTGCCCACCATATCGCACCTTTAATCAGCCCTGCGTCTGAGTCACCGCAGCTTTAATTCTGTTATGATGTCAGATGTCTTTATTATCCTCATTATCAGCAGCGAGGGAGAGCGGGTTTCCTTCCAGAGGCCTTCGGGGCCGTATTCTCACCAGAAGCAATTAACCACGATCATGATTTAGCTGTgggacatcacacacacacacacacacacacacacacacacacccgaggTGTTAATCACCGTTAAAGAAGCCACAGGAGGATATTATCAGAACAAGTGAGCAGTGTACATGTCGTCTCGTCTCGCGCTTAATGAACAGAAAATGCGTCCACGAGTTTTTGTCATTGATAAACTAATCTGTGttgctttgttttgcttttgtttgatttagaaTACACCATAAAAATATCAGAAACGTCTCAAATTTCTGCATGAAAGacgaaataaaaaatgaggagTGAAACAAACAGAAACTCAACCAAACGTTCTACTAAAACACGTCAGGGCTCTGATCcagactttaatacacaccATTCGCAGGCGCAGTTGAACTCTAAACACACAGCTAGGCACTTAACTTTAGTTTCAGTTTTAAGCACAGAACATAAACTTAAATTTACaactttaaaatgttacatttcttCTCAAAGTCGACctttaaatgtttgtgtttttttgtttgtttttaccatTCACTGTTTTTTGTCTGTCCTTAAATTGCTGCtgggttttatatttatatatatatatatattattaagtGAAATGTATTAAATGATTCAGTACAATTGCATGCAACGTGTGTAATTTGCATAAATGCATATTAATGAAGACTGTAATGTCCACACGTCTCAAAATGAACATCGGGCATCGTCCCGTCACGTAATAAACGTACACACACGTATTTGCGTCGTCTTTGtactttatacatttattatacttTTAAAATTCTTGActttagttctctctctctcacacacacacacacacacaccccttcgtAATAGAGGTGAGTACAGCATGGCAGTAGTTCAGGCCTGTTAAAGCTGTAATCGGGACATTAACACTGACACGCAGACGGGTCAGCGTGGCTGTTTCGAGCGTTACGCTGACCGGCCTGCCGTCTTCTCCTCGCTGCCACAGCTCAGATGTTTGTTCACTTTCTTATTGGACACGATGATGACGACGGGGCTCATGGCGGCGTACAGGGACGAGAAGAAGATGCGCAGGTCTGAGATGAGTGCAGAGGACATCGTCTGTTTCACCATGATGGTGTAGACCCAAAGCCCGTTGTCGACTCCGTACAACATGACATACAGCGTCACCAACGTGACCACCGTGACGGCCGCCCTGCGTTCGGCAGAACCCCCCGCTCCTCCTCCACCGCCGCCGCCACCTCCGCCTCGGATAGCTCTGACCTGCCGGCTGTGTTTGTAGAGGAAGACGAGGATGATGAGGCTGGCGGTGGTCATGAGCGCCATGGGCACCACGTCCCTGACGGTCTGCACCGCTCCGTTGGCGTCCTTGACGCTCACCGAGGGGAAATTGATGAAGCAGAACTGCACGTTGATGCTGTTCTGGAGGAGCTTGGAGTTGTTCTTAGCGCCCACGGCAAAGATGACGGACGGCGAGCTCACGGCGACGTTGATGATCCACACGACCAAGAAGATGAGCCAAAGGAACTGGCCGAAAAGGTCCCGGGCGGTCGCCCAGCGCGACCCCGGGGGCGCGATGCTCAGGCTCTGGTAGGCGCTCAGCACAAACGTGAGCCAGATGGAAAGCGAACGTGCCGTCCTGTACACGAAAATGACGCCCTTGCAACCGGCGTCGTCGAAAACGTTGGCGATTTCGAAGGTAGCGAAAACCTCGAGCACACAGCGAACGCCCACCACCAGCAGGTTGGCCAGGGCCAGGTGCAGTACAATGGCGTCGGCTGTGAGGAGACGCCGCTCG
This region includes:
- the LOC108254709 gene encoding olfactory receptor class A-like protein 1 encodes the protein MDSELLARGLLYLSLAVAGIPGNIAVIYAFLMALHHERRLLTADAIVLHLALANLLVVGVRCVLEVFATFEIANVFDDAGCKGVIFVYRTARSLSIWLTFVLSAYQSLSIAPPGSRWATARDLFGQFLWLIFLVVWIINVAVSSPSVIFAVGAKNNSKLLQNSINVQFCFINFPSVSVKDANGAVQTVRDVVPMALMTTASLIILVFLYKHSRQVRAIRGGGGGGGGGGAGGSAERRAAVTVVTLVTLYVMLYGVDNGLWVYTIMVKQTMSSALISDLRIFFSSLYAAMSPVVIIVSNKKVNKHLSCGSEEKTAGRSA